A genomic window from Quercus lobata isolate SW786 chromosome 10, ValleyOak3.0 Primary Assembly, whole genome shotgun sequence includes:
- the LOC115962930 gene encoding auxin response factor 2A, with product MSSSEVIGKGNPATAGYNDHHHHHHHHHHNNSNNNNNNNSDSRNSSEGQKGHSTFSGTSKDAETALYRELWHACAGPLVTVPRENERVFYFPQGHIEQVEASTNQVADKQMPLYDLPTKILCRVINVQLKAEPDTDEVFAQVTLIPEANQDENAAEKEPPPPPPPRFHVHSFCKTLTASDTSTHGGFSVLRRHADECLPPLDMSRQPPTQELVAKDLHGNEWRFRHIFRGQPRRHLLQSGWSVFVSSKRLVAGDAFIFLRGENGELRVGVRRAMRQQGNVPSSVISSHSMHLGVLATAWHAISTKTMFTVYYKPRTSPAEFIVPYDQYMESIKNNYSIGMRFKMRFEGEEAPEQRFTGTIVGLEDADHERWQKSKWRCLKVRWDETSTIPRPERVSPWKIEPALAPPALNPLPMSRPKRPRSTMVPSSPDSSVLTREGSSKVTLDHSPVSGFSRVLQGQEFSTLRGNFAESNEADTAEKSVVWPPSLDDEKNDAGSASKRYGSESWMASGRHEPTCTDLLSGFGATADSSNGICTSFVDQPGVAVNLLRKPPVNLEGKFNLLPSPWSFMSSSLSLNFSDSNLKGPVQGGDGVYQAQGNPRYGGPTEYPALQCHRVEHSQGNWMMPPPSQCFENPVHSRDSMQKPMLVQQCEAVKPKDGNYKLFGIPLISNPVTTEPVVAPRNMMNEPTGHVLNTSHQAHTLDIDQKSEQWGSKLADHPLPVNEKEKPVQTCQQHSRDVQGKSLGSSTRSCTKVHKQGIALGRSVDLTKFNNYEELIAELDQLFEFGGELMAPQRNWMIVYTDDEGDMMLVGDDPWQEFCGMVRKIFIYTREEVQKMNPGTLNSKGGEFQSAAEGGDVKEAKSQTFPPASTAEKC from the exons ATGTCTTCGTCGGAGGTAATCGGAAAAGGAAATCCGGCAACCGCCGGCTACAacgaccaccaccaccaccaccaccaccaccaccacaacaatagcaacaacaacaacaacaacaacagtgATAGTAGAAACAGTAGCGAAGGGCAAAAAGGTCATTCTACATTTTCCGGCACCagtaaag ACGCAGAAACCGCGCTTTACAGAGAGCTATGGCACGCTTGTGCTGGTCCTCTCGTCACTGTTCCTCGCGAAAACGAGCGCGTCTTCTATTTCCCTCAGGGCCACATCGAACAG GTTGAGGCGTCTACTAATCAAGTAGCGGACAAGCAGATGCCTTTATATGATCTTCCTACTAAGATCCTTTGCAGGGTTATCAATGTACAATTGAAG GCTGAACCAGATACGGATGAGGTATTTGCACAAGTGACTCTAATTCCCGAGGCAAAC CAAGATGAGAATGCGGCAGAGAAGGAACCTCCGCCACCTCCACCGCCACGATTTCATGTACACTCGTTTTGTAAGACACTGACGGCTTCGGATACAAGCACTCACGGTGGTTTTTCAGTGTTGAGACGGCATGCAGATGAATGTCTCCCACCACTG gaCATGTCAAGGCAGCCTCCAACCCAGGAGTTGGTCGCTAAGGACTTGCACGGAAATGAGTGGCGGTTCAGGCATATCTTTAGGG GTCAACCGCGAAGGCACTTGCTTCAAAGTGGTTGGAGTGTTTTTGTAAGCTCAAAAAGGCTTGTTGCTGGGGATGCATTTATATTCCTaag GGGTGAGAATGGGGAGCTTCGTGTGGGTGTCAGACGTGCTATGAGACAGCAGGGTAATGTTCCATCATCGGTCATATCCAGTCACAGCATGCATCTCGGTGTACTTGCCACTGCATGGCATGCCATCTCGACTAAAACTATGTTCACTGTTTACTACAAGCCTAG GACAAGCCCTGCTGAGTTTATTGTTCCCTACGATCAGTATATGGAGTCTATCAAGAATAACTACTCTATAGGGATGAGGTTCAAAATGAGATTTGAAGGTGAAGAAGCTCCTGAACAAAG GTTTACTGGCACCATAGTTGGACTTGAAGATGCGGACCACGAAAGGTGGCAAAAATCCAAATGGAGATGCCTCAAG GTGAGATGGGATGAAACGAGTACTATACCTCGTCCAGAGAGAGTTTCACCTTGGAAAATAGAGCCTGCTCTAGCTCCTCCTGCACTGAATCCCCTTCCAATGTCAAGGCCAAAAAGGCCCCGATCAACCATGGTGCCATCATCTCCTGACTCCTCTGTTCTTACCAGGGAAG GTTCATCAAAAGTGACTCTAGACCATTCACCAGTAAGTGGGTTTTCTAGGGTCTTGCAAGGTCAAGAGTTCTCGACCTTGAGAGGCAATTTTGCAGAGAGCAATGAGGCTGACACAGCTGAAAAGTCTGTTGTGTGGCCACCTTCACTAGATGATGAAAAGAATGATGCGGGTTCGGCATCAAAAAGATATGGTTCAGAGAGCTGGATGGCCTCAGGGAGGCATGAACCAACTTGCACAGATTTATTGTCAGGATTTGGGGCTACTGCTGATTCCTCCAATGGGATTTGTACATCCTTTGTTGACCAACCTGGAGTAGCTGTTAATCTTCTAAGAAAACCACCAGTGAATCTGGAAGGCAAGTTTAACTTGCTTCCTAGTCCGTGGTCCTTCATGTCATCCAGTCTCTCACTTAACTTTTCGGACTCTAATCTGAAAGGTCCTGTGCAAGGTGGTGATGGAGTTTATCAAGCACAAGGCAATCCTAGATATGGTGGCCCTACTGAGTATCCTGCACTTCAATGTCATAGAGTTGAGCACTCACAAGGAAACTGGATGATGCCTCCCCCATCCCAATGTTTTGAGAATCCTGTTCATTCAAGAGACTCAATGCAAAAACCCATGCTGGTACAACAATGTGAGGCTGTGAAACCTAAGGATGGGAACTACAAGCTCTTTGGCATACCCCTTATCAGTAATCCTGTTACAACAGAGCCAGTAGTGGCACCTAGGAACATGATGAATGAGCCAACGGGTCATGTGCTTAATACTTCACACCAGGCTCATACTCTTGACATTGATCAAAAGTCAGAACAGTGGGGCTCTAAATTAGCTGATCATCCACTTCCTGTTAATGAGAAGGAGAAGCCAGTGCAAACTTGTCAGCAACATTCAAGAGATGTGCAAGGCAAATCACTAGGCAGTTCAACTAGGAGTTGTACTAAG GTTCACAAGCAGGGGATTGCACTTGGTCGATCCGTGGACCTAACTAAGTTTAACAATTATGAGGAGCTGATTGCTGAATTGGACCAGTTGTTTGAATTTGGCGGTGAACTAATGGCTCCCCAAAGGAATTGGATGATTGTATATACCGACGACGAGGGTGATATGATGCTCGTTGGGGATGATCCCTGGCA GGAATTTTGTGGTATGGTTCGCAAGATTTTCATCTATACCCGAGAGGAGGTACAGAAAATGAACCCAGGGACCCTAAATTCTAAAGGTGGGGAGTTTCAATCTGCTGCTGAAGGTGGGGATGTGAAAGAAGCGAAATCTCAGACATTTCCTCCAGCATCTACTGCTGAGAAATGTTGA